One window of Fundidesulfovibrio soli genomic DNA carries:
- a CDS encoding complex I subunit 4 family protein, producing MNAFPWLSLITFLPLGSGLLILGVRERPELCRKLGLAAALAELAVVLAAVAAAGQAGGSWLLVEDRAWIPGFAIRYTLAMDGLSQVFVCLTALFGVLGVLVSWRQVTERVGAFHFCLLAALSGVQGVFLATDLILFALFWEAQLIPVFFLIAVWGHGERRRAAVKFFLFSATGGLFMFLAVIVLSVAHAGGQSFALADLTGAQLPPGLGAWLFAAFLLSFAVKIPLVPIHIWLPDAHTQAPTAGSLILAGLLLKTGGYALMRFAFPLFPAQAAACAPLLVALGLAGVFFASLMALVQDDLKRLVAYSSIAHMGLTVAGIASLTGLGMTGAVVLMVCHALTTGGLFASAGMVDERLATRSLKSLGGLWDQAPLFGSLFLVFSLASAALPGLGNFVGEIMIVFGLFKVHALAGAAAVAGMAVTLIYLLRMNRDTLFGPRRSELPMTDVGLREALVLVPLALAVLLVGLHPAPLQDLIAGPIHNLLIHLPQFPALGVRP from the coding sequence ATGAACGCATTCCCCTGGCTTTCCCTGATAACCTTCCTGCCCCTGGGCAGCGGATTGCTGATCCTTGGCGTGCGGGAACGGCCCGAGCTCTGCCGCAAGTTGGGGCTTGCGGCGGCCCTGGCCGAACTGGCCGTGGTCTTGGCGGCTGTGGCCGCGGCGGGACAGGCCGGGGGGAGCTGGCTCCTGGTGGAGGACAGGGCCTGGATACCCGGCTTCGCCATCCGCTACACCCTGGCCATGGACGGCCTGAGCCAGGTGTTCGTATGCCTCACCGCCCTGTTCGGGGTCCTGGGAGTTCTGGTCTCCTGGAGGCAGGTCACCGAGCGGGTAGGGGCCTTCCACTTCTGCCTCCTGGCCGCTCTCAGCGGCGTGCAGGGGGTGTTTCTGGCCACGGACCTCATCCTGTTCGCGCTGTTCTGGGAGGCGCAGCTCATCCCCGTGTTCTTCCTGATCGCCGTCTGGGGGCACGGCGAGCGCCGCAGGGCTGCCGTGAAGTTCTTCCTGTTCAGCGCCACGGGCGGCCTCTTCATGTTCCTGGCGGTCATCGTCCTGTCCGTGGCCCACGCCGGGGGGCAGAGCTTCGCCCTGGCCGACCTGACCGGCGCCCAGCTTCCGCCGGGTCTCGGGGCCTGGCTGTTCGCCGCCTTCCTGCTGTCCTTCGCGGTGAAGATACCCCTGGTGCCCATCCACATCTGGCTTCCCGACGCCCACACCCAGGCCCCCACTGCGGGCAGCCTGATCCTGGCGGGCCTGCTGCTCAAGACCGGCGGCTATGCCCTGATGCGTTTCGCCTTCCCCCTTTTTCCGGCCCAGGCCGCCGCCTGCGCTCCGCTGCTGGTGGCCCTCGGGCTGGCCGGGGTGTTCTTCGCCTCGCTGATGGCCCTGGTGCAGGACGACCTCAAACGCCTGGTGGCCTACTCCAGCATCGCCCATATGGGGCTCACCGTGGCGGGAATCGCCTCCCTGACCGGGCTTGGCATGACCGGCGCGGTGGTCCTGATGGTCTGCCACGCACTGACCACGGGCGGGCTCTTCGCCTCGGCGGGCATGGTGGACGAACGGCTCGCCACCCGCTCGCTCAAGAGCCTGGGCGGGCTCTGGGATCAGGCCCCGCTGTTCGGGAGCCTGTTCCTGGTCTTTTCCCTGGCGTCGGCGGCCCTGCCGGGGCTCGGCAACTTCGTGGGCGAGATCATGATCGTGTTCGGGCTCTTCAAGGTGCATGCCCTGGCAGGTGCGGCGGCCGTGGCGGGCATGGCCGTGACCCTGATCTATCTGCTGCGCATGAACCGCGACACCCTGTTCGGTCCGAGGCGCTCCGAGCTGCCCATGACCGACGTGGGCCTGCGCGAGGCGCTGGTTCTGGTCCCGCTGGCGCTGGCCGTCCTGCTTGTCGGATTGCACCCGGCCCCGCTTCAGGACCTCATCGCTGGGCCAATCCATAACCTGTTGATTCACCTGCCCCAGTTCCCGGCGCTGGGCGTGCGGCCCTAG
- a CDS encoding NADH-quinone oxidoreductase subunit L codes for MKTLLVTMLLFPAAGALFQALPGRMLSRRLAGWAACAAVGGALAAAVAALSLTLGQGQTWAVNLCGWFAGEGFQAQASLLYDPLAGFMAVTVTFVSLLIHLYSTAFMREEQGHARYFCYLNLFVFFMLVITLADDLLFLFLGWEGVGFCSYALIGFWHQDTANVTAGGKAFILTRLGDLGLVAALALMAGMWGGASVSRVASEAASLAPQTSMILGFLILLAAVGKSAQLPLTVWLPDAMAGPTPVSALIHAATMVTAGAYLLMRLTPLLAHAPVVLEATALLGAFTALYGALAALAQRDIKRILAYSTISQVGYMFLAAGCGDVPGTMFHLMAHAFFKSLLFMAAGCLIRAVGGEHDIFRMGARLRREMPGVFVLFLCGAVSLAAMPLTAGYFSKGRVLADALSLPGWPYVLSAVLGLEAAFVTALYAFRLVYTALAGSPDDPAPHTPDTGMRRMELPLWPLAALALVFGFVNPPEVFGLKAWLDAALAGGLGHPAHAAPPIRVEMFVAALDAALALAGLWLARRMYGPGRKPASDAAWMSATGFGLDALYATLVAGPYRKLADFTAVRVDGAVLDRGVGGGAKAVLALSRAVSSLATGRVSTTLRALLASMAVALVYLALRLA; via the coding sequence ATGAAAACCCTGCTGGTGACCATGCTGCTTTTTCCCGCCGCCGGTGCGCTGTTCCAGGCCCTGCCGGGCCGGATGCTCTCGCGGCGTCTGGCCGGATGGGCGGCCTGCGCGGCGGTGGGCGGCGCGCTTGCCGCTGCCGTGGCCGCCCTGAGCCTGACTCTGGGCCAGGGTCAGACCTGGGCCGTGAACCTGTGCGGCTGGTTCGCGGGGGAGGGCTTCCAGGCTCAGGCCAGCCTGCTCTACGACCCCCTGGCCGGGTTCATGGCCGTGACGGTCACCTTCGTCTCCCTGCTGATACACCTGTATTCCACGGCCTTCATGCGCGAGGAACAGGGCCACGCCCGTTATTTCTGCTACCTGAACCTGTTCGTGTTCTTCATGCTGGTCATCACCCTGGCCGACGATCTGCTGTTCCTGTTCCTGGGTTGGGAGGGGGTGGGCTTCTGCTCCTACGCCCTGATCGGCTTCTGGCATCAGGATACGGCCAACGTGACGGCCGGGGGCAAGGCCTTCATCCTGACCCGCCTGGGCGATCTGGGGCTGGTTGCGGCCCTGGCCTTGATGGCGGGGATGTGGGGCGGCGCCTCGGTGAGCCGGGTCGCGTCCGAGGCGGCCTCCCTGGCCCCGCAGACCTCCATGATCCTCGGATTTTTGATCCTGCTGGCGGCGGTGGGCAAGTCCGCCCAGTTGCCGCTGACGGTCTGGCTCCCCGACGCCATGGCCGGGCCGACGCCCGTGTCGGCCTTGATCCACGCCGCCACCATGGTCACAGCGGGGGCTTACCTGCTCATGCGCCTGACCCCCCTGCTGGCCCACGCTCCCGTGGTGCTCGAGGCCACGGCCCTGCTCGGTGCGTTCACCGCCCTGTACGGTGCCCTGGCGGCCCTGGCCCAGCGGGACATCAAGCGCATCCTGGCCTATTCCACCATCAGCCAGGTGGGCTACATGTTCCTGGCGGCTGGCTGCGGCGATGTGCCCGGCACCATGTTCCACCTCATGGCCCACGCCTTCTTCAAGTCCCTGCTGTTCATGGCCGCTGGGTGCCTGATCCGGGCGGTGGGCGGGGAGCATGACATCTTCCGCATGGGGGCCAGGCTCAGGCGCGAGATGCCCGGCGTGTTCGTGCTGTTCCTGTGCGGGGCCGTCTCCCTGGCGGCGATGCCCCTCACTGCGGGGTATTTCAGCAAGGGGCGCGTGCTGGCCGACGCCCTCAGTCTGCCGGGCTGGCCCTACGTCCTGAGCGCAGTCCTCGGGCTGGAGGCGGCCTTCGTGACCGCGCTCTACGCCTTCCGGCTGGTCTACACGGCCCTGGCGGGCAGCCCGGACGATCCTGCTCCCCACACCCCGGATACCGGAATGAGGCGCATGGAGTTGCCCTTGTGGCCCCTGGCGGCCCTGGCTCTTGTCTTCGGGTTCGTCAACCCGCCCGAGGTGTTCGGATTGAAGGCCTGGCTGGACGCTGCCCTTGCCGGGGGCTTAGGCCATCCGGCCCACGCGGCTCCGCCCATCCGGGTGGAGATGTTCGTGGCGGCCCTCGACGCCGCCCTGGCCCTGGCCGGGTTGTGGCTGGCCAGGCGAATGTACGGGCCGGGCCGAAAGCCCGCGAGCGACGCCGCCTGGATGTCGGCCACCGGATTCGGCCTGGACGCCCTATACGCAACGCTGGTGGCCGGGCCTTACCGGAAGCTGGCGGATTTCACTGCCGTCAGGGTGGACGGGGCCGTGCTGGATAGGGGTGTGGGCGGCGGCGCGAAAGCAGTGCTGGCCTTGTCGAGGGCCGTGAGCTCCCTGGCCACGGGGCGCGTCTCCACAACCCTGAGGGCCTTGCTCGCGTCCATGGCTGTGGCGCTTGTCTACCTGGCGTTGCGCCTGGCCTGA
- a CDS encoding NADH-quinone oxidoreductase subunit N, with protein MTWLSTQFMPHAALAAGGLAVLGAGAAFKRPPKELLLGVSLAAVLCAGFFSGFGAWPPGTQSPMLAAGGLERYFTVLVCAAAGLSMLLIHSYAQERGFSGDALYGLTLWAGLGMLITAQAANLLLLAIGVELMSLCLYALIASRRNDPLALEAALKYFLPGAVALAGIIFGVALVYAGTGEMDMMAALARNSATASVGWTLILVGLGFKLSLAPVHLWTPDVYQGAPAPVTAFLSTGSKAAVAAVLLRLALAAGWGQPAAVLQAAAALTMAAGSIAALSQSSLKRLLAYSSIAQMGFVAMAVLSVRGGGERAAMFSLGVYALMELGAFGAVGLLSPDGSDRDILEDYRGMSYTHPWRAGLLALSLASLGGLPPTAGFIGKFVIFQAALNAGLYSLAVFGMLATIVGLYYCLRVLVTLYTPCPAGAEPERLPAGTPAETPGNLACMAVAALLVAVGLYPAPLLEAVSALILG; from the coding sequence ATGACCTGGCTATCCACGCAGTTTATGCCGCACGCGGCCCTGGCCGCCGGGGGGCTGGCCGTTCTGGGCGCTGGGGCGGCGTTCAAGCGCCCGCCCAAGGAGCTGCTGTTGGGCGTCTCCCTGGCAGCGGTGCTGTGCGCGGGGTTCTTCAGCGGTTTCGGGGCCTGGCCCCCGGGGACGCAGAGCCCCATGCTGGCTGCGGGCGGATTGGAGCGGTATTTCACAGTGCTGGTCTGCGCGGCCGCCGGCCTCAGCATGTTGCTGATCCACAGCTATGCGCAGGAGCGCGGCTTCTCAGGGGATGCGCTCTACGGCCTGACCCTCTGGGCCGGGCTCGGCATGCTCATCACCGCACAGGCCGCCAACCTGCTGCTCCTGGCCATCGGCGTGGAGCTGATGTCGCTGTGCCTCTACGCCCTGATAGCCTCCCGCCGGAATGATCCCCTGGCCCTGGAGGCGGCCCTCAAGTATTTCCTGCCCGGAGCCGTGGCCCTGGCGGGCATCATCTTCGGCGTGGCCCTGGTCTACGCAGGGACCGGCGAGATGGACATGATGGCCGCCTTGGCCCGGAATTCGGCCACGGCAAGTGTCGGTTGGACCCTGATCCTGGTGGGGCTCGGCTTCAAGCTGTCCCTGGCCCCGGTGCACCTCTGGACGCCCGACGTCTACCAGGGGGCTCCGGCACCGGTGACGGCCTTCCTGTCCACGGGCTCCAAAGCCGCCGTGGCCGCTGTGCTCCTGCGCCTGGCCCTGGCGGCCGGGTGGGGCCAGCCCGCCGCCGTTCTTCAGGCGGCTGCCGCCTTGACCATGGCCGCCGGCAGCATCGCGGCCCTGAGCCAGAGCAGCCTCAAGCGCCTCCTGGCCTATTCCTCCATCGCCCAGATGGGCTTCGTGGCCATGGCGGTGCTGTCCGTGAGGGGCGGGGGGGAGAGGGCGGCCATGTTCTCCCTGGGAGTGTACGCGCTCATGGAGTTGGGGGCCTTCGGGGCTGTGGGGCTGCTCTCGCCGGACGGATCGGACCGGGACATTTTGGAGGACTACCGGGGGATGAGCTACACGCACCCTTGGCGGGCAGGGCTTCTGGCCCTGAGCCTGGCTTCACTGGGAGGGCTGCCGCCCACTGCCGGATTCATCGGGAAGTTCGTGATATTTCAGGCCGCGCTCAATGCGGGGCTTTACTCGCTGGCCGTCTTCGGCATGCTCGCGACCATCGTGGGCCTCTACTACTGCCTCCGGGTGCTGGTCACCCTCTATACGCCGTGTCCGGCGGGGGCCGAACCGGAGAGGCTTCCGGCCGGGACCCCGGCCGAGACCCCGGGCAACCTGGCCTGCATGGCCGTCGCCGCGCTGCTCGTCGCCGTTGGCCTTTACCCCGCCCCCCTGCTGGAGGCCGTCTCCGCGCTGATCCTGGGGTGA
- the nuoI gene encoding NADH-quinone oxidoreductase subunit NuoI → MSEKSGFWREIARGAAGLAGSYRETLRHVFEAPITEQYPEYKRVLPERSRGRIILTRSPDGQERCVACYLCSGACPVNCISMQSAEGPGGRRYAAWFRINFARCIYCGLCEEACPTLAIQLTPEFAFSGPDLAAFVFEKEDLLVDHGGKDSEYDFYKHAGVAVEGGKGSHLDEDEPIDVRTLLP, encoded by the coding sequence ATGAGCGAAAAAAGCGGATTCTGGCGTGAAATCGCCCGGGGCGCGGCCGGGCTGGCCGGGTCCTACAGGGAAACTCTCCGGCACGTGTTCGAGGCCCCGATCACCGAGCAGTACCCGGAATACAAGCGCGTCCTGCCCGAACGCAGCAGGGGGCGCATCATCCTGACCCGCTCTCCGGACGGGCAGGAGCGTTGCGTGGCCTGCTACCTGTGTTCCGGGGCCTGCCCCGTGAACTGCATCTCCATGCAGTCCGCCGAAGGCCCCGGAGGCAGGCGCTACGCCGCCTGGTTCAGGATCAATTTCGCCCGCTGCATCTACTGCGGCCTCTGTGAGGAGGCCTGCCCCACCCTGGCCATCCAGCTCACGCCCGAGTTCGCCTTTTCAGGTCCGGACCTGGCGGCCTTCGTTTTCGAGAAGGAGGACCTTCTTGTGGATCACGGCGGCAAGGATTCGGAGTACGATTTCTACAAGCACGCCGGTGTGGCGGTCGAAGGCGGGAAGGGCAGCCACCTGGACGAGGACGAACCCATCGACGTGCGCACGCTGCTGCCCTAG
- the nuoH gene encoding NADH-quinone oxidoreductase subunit NuoH, with protein sequence MNMLLGVAVMLGKMALVLGVVLTAAAYLVLLERKLLGRMQLRYGPNRVGFFGLLQPLADTVKMLLKEDTVPEGADRFVYLAAPALAAAPVLLSFAVVPFGEPLVLFGRSIPLVVTDLNVGLLFVLAMSSLGVYGVALAGWASDNKYSLLGGIRAAAQMVSYEIPLALSLVPVVMLARSLNLSEIVAAQDKCWFLFMQPVSFALFLLSAMAESRRIPFDLPEAENELMAGFHTEYSGMRFGLFFLGEYMNMILLGLLVSIFFLGGWRGPLLPPLVWLGLKTFLVPVFLIWTRASLPRLRYDQLMALGWKVLIPVALANALVTGAVLVLWP encoded by the coding sequence ATGAACATGCTCCTCGGGGTGGCGGTCATGCTGGGCAAGATGGCTCTGGTGTTGGGCGTGGTCCTGACGGCCGCCGCCTACCTGGTGCTCCTGGAGCGCAAGCTCCTGGGGCGCATGCAATTGCGCTACGGGCCCAACAGGGTGGGTTTCTTCGGTCTGCTGCAACCCCTGGCCGACACGGTGAAGATGCTCCTCAAGGAGGACACGGTCCCCGAGGGGGCGGACCGCTTCGTTTACCTGGCGGCCCCGGCCCTGGCGGCTGCGCCGGTGCTCTTGAGCTTCGCCGTGGTACCCTTCGGCGAGCCCCTGGTGCTCTTCGGGCGGAGCATTCCCTTGGTCGTGACGGACCTGAACGTGGGCCTGCTCTTCGTGTTGGCCATGTCCTCCCTTGGCGTGTACGGGGTTGCCCTGGCGGGCTGGGCTTCGGACAACAAGTACAGCCTGCTGGGGGGCATCCGGGCTGCGGCGCAGATGGTCAGCTACGAGATTCCCCTGGCGCTGTCCCTGGTCCCAGTTGTGATGTTGGCCAGATCCCTGAACCTCTCCGAGATCGTGGCCGCCCAGGACAAGTGCTGGTTCCTGTTCATGCAGCCGGTGTCCTTCGCGCTGTTCCTGCTGAGCGCCATGGCCGAATCCCGGCGCATCCCCTTCGACTTGCCCGAGGCCGAGAACGAGCTCATGGCCGGGTTCCACACCGAATACAGCGGCATGCGCTTCGGGCTCTTCTTCCTGGGCGAATACATGAACATGATCCTCCTGGGGCTGTTGGTCTCCATCTTTTTCCTGGGAGGGTGGCGCGGGCCGCTGCTGCCCCCCCTGGTCTGGCTGGGGCTCAAGACGTTTCTTGTCCCGGTGTTTCTGATCTGGACGAGGGCCAGCCTGCCCAGGCTGCGCTACGACCAGCTTATGGCCTTGGGCTGGAAGGTGCTGATACCCGTGGCCCTGGCCAACGCGCTGGTCACGGGCGCGGTTCTGGTGCTGTGGCCCTAG
- a CDS encoding NADH-quinone oxidoreductase subunit J has product MSLLGVIFYLLAGITLGGAAMAATRRNPMHAVLYLVVALLASALIFLLLGAPLPAILQVVVYAGAIMVLFLFIIMLLGLRGEAGGIGLKRAAPPVCLAGLCLAAAWSVFARDPGAKVVLSATQARPAATGAFLLEAYWPALEAVSILLFAALVAALVLCRPDRTHRDGRRGAS; this is encoded by the coding sequence ATGAGCTTATTGGGTGTCATCTTCTACCTTCTCGCCGGGATAACACTGGGCGGGGCCGCCATGGCCGCCACCAGGCGGAACCCCATGCACGCGGTGCTGTACCTGGTGGTGGCCCTGCTGGCCTCGGCGCTGATCTTCCTGTTGTTGGGCGCGCCGCTTCCGGCCATCCTGCAGGTGGTGGTCTACGCCGGTGCGATCATGGTGCTGTTTTTGTTCATCATCATGCTCCTGGGCCTGCGCGGCGAAGCTGGAGGCATCGGGCTGAAGCGCGCGGCTCCGCCCGTGTGTCTGGCCGGGCTCTGCCTGGCAGCCGCCTGGAGCGTGTTCGCAAGAGATCCCGGAGCGAAGGTGGTCCTGAGCGCGACCCAGGCCCGCCCGGCCGCGACAGGGGCATTCCTGCTGGAGGCCTACTGGCCGGCGCTCGAGGCCGTATCCATCCTGCTGTTCGCGGCCCTGGTGGCGGCCCTGGTGCTGTGCCGCCCGGACCGGACGCATCGCGATGGCCGGAGAGGCGCGTCATGA
- the nuoK gene encoding NADH-quinone oxidoreductase subunit NuoK, which produces MIVPFEHILILATALFVLGAACAAMRRSVIMILVGVEIMITGAAVAFVGASLRWQTLDGQAAVILVMGLAAAEVAFGLALLVHARRRGGSLEADGYTGLKG; this is translated from the coding sequence ATGATCGTTCCCTTTGAGCACATCCTGATCCTGGCCACGGCGCTCTTCGTGCTGGGCGCGGCCTGCGCGGCCATGAGGCGTTCAGTGATAATGATCCTGGTGGGTGTTGAGATCATGATCACCGGCGCGGCGGTGGCCTTCGTCGGAGCCTCGCTGCGCTGGCAGACCCTGGACGGCCAGGCGGCGGTGATCCTGGTCATGGGATTGGCCGCCGCGGAGGTGGCCTTCGGCTTGGCCCTGCTGGTCCACGCCCGCCGCCGTGGCGGCTCGCTTGAAGCCGACGGCTACACAGGGCTCAAGGGCTGA